From Salinirubrum litoreum, one genomic window encodes:
- a CDS encoding trimeric intracellular cation channel family protein: MNTVGLVAFALVGATKAIRENFDVFGVTVVGLATAFAGGMTRDLLVTRIPLALSSPVEIALGVVGVSLAVVVSAALESADEHPLTQVSDAIGLAAFTTTGAIVATQAGIPAFGVVAIATINAVGGGAVADILLDRSPFILLGDFYASCAVLGGSAYWLVTTAGWSGGTAAAICAAVVVGTRVAALVYGWSLPTARTLGLTREE; encoded by the coding sequence ATGAACACCGTCGGACTCGTCGCCTTCGCGCTGGTCGGCGCGACGAAAGCGATCCGTGAGAACTTCGACGTCTTCGGCGTCACGGTAGTCGGCCTCGCCACGGCGTTCGCCGGCGGGATGACCCGCGATCTGCTGGTCACGCGAATTCCGCTCGCGCTCAGTTCGCCTGTCGAGATCGCACTCGGCGTCGTCGGCGTGAGCCTCGCAGTCGTGGTCAGTGCCGCACTCGAGTCGGCCGACGAGCATCCACTGACACAAGTGTCGGACGCGATCGGCCTCGCGGCGTTTACCACCACGGGTGCCATCGTCGCCACGCAGGCCGGTATCCCCGCGTTCGGTGTCGTCGCCATCGCGACGATCAACGCAGTCGGCGGTGGTGCGGTCGCCGACATCCTCCTCGACCGGTCCCCGTTCATCTTGCTGGGCGACTTCTACGCCAGTTGCGCAGTGCTCGGCGGGAGCGCGTACTGGCTCGTCACGACCGCCGGTTGGTCGGGTGGTACCGCTGCGGCGATCTGTGCGGCGGTGGTCGTCGGAACGCGCGTCGCAGCCCTCGTCTACGGATGGTCACTCCCGACCGCACGCACACTGGGACTGACACGCGAGGAGTAG